A part of Penaeus vannamei isolate JL-2024 chromosome 1, ASM4276789v1, whole genome shotgun sequence genomic DNA contains:
- the LOC138862711 gene encoding uncharacterized protein: protein MRITTGYNSRSMNYLKHNCSSNSSSSSSSNSCSSSCSSSSSSCSSSSSQLLLLAAVSSVKAVAVAAVAAASSSSSTHQRQTVRRPAAASSSSSSSSSSLASSSNQPLTSSNSSSSSNSNQQQRGGVDCASAAEQQCTAQQHKAAAAYALQQRTPAAAAALRQAQQWQRSSSSSKPLRNNKQQQQCRQQQQQQQAVASKQQQQQQQQAAKQQQAAAAAPAAAASQQQQQGQQQSSSKQQQQQQACAASSKQQRSSSKQQQQRAHSASSSSNAASKQQRLSSVVQQRQQKQQQHAAAAAAAPAASSSSSAEQQQQQRYCSSSSKAAAAAAAASSEQAAVRAAASSSSVVSSSASITHQTQDQYGFMTSIIREIPSIYKLIPLPKPFMR, encoded by the exons ATGAGGATCACAACAGGGTATAATTCTAGATCCATGAATTATCTTAAACACAA ttgtagtagtaatagtagtagtagtagtagtagcaatagttgtagtagtagttgtagcagcagtagcagtagttgtagcagcagtagtagtcagCTGTTGCTGTTAGCAGCAGTCAGCAGCGTTAAAGCAGTAGccgtagcagcagtagcagcagcaagtagcagtagtagcacaCA TCAGCGGCAGACAGTACGCAGACCAGCAgcagccagcagcagcagcagcagcagtagcagcagcttAGCGAGCAGCAGCAATCAACCGCTaaccagcagcaacagcagcagcagtagcaacagcaatCAACAACAAAGAGGCGGCGTTGA CTGCGCGAGCGCAGCAGAACAGCAGTGCACAGCGCAGCAGCATAAAGCAGCAGCAGCATACGCGCTGCAGCAGCGcacgccagcagcagcagcagcgctgCGGCAAGCGCAGCAGTGGcagcgcagcagcagcagcagcaagccgCTGCGCAACaacaagcagcagcagcaatgccgccagcagcaacagcagcagcaagcagTTGCcagcaagcagcagcagcagcagcagcagcaagcagcAAAGCAGCAGCAAGCAGCCGCAGCagcgccagcagcagcagcaagccagcagcagcagcaaggccAGCAGCAAAGCAGcagcaagcagcagcagcagcagcaagcttGCGCAGCAAGCAGCAAGCAGCAGCGAAGCAGcagcaagcagcagcagcagcgagcgCACagtgccagcagcagcagcaatgcaGCCAGCAAGCAGCAGCGCTTAAGCAGCGTTGTGCAGCAGCgccagcagaagcagcagcagcatgcagcagcagcagcagcagcgccagcagcaagcagcagcagcagcgctgagcagcagcagcagcagcgctattgcagcagcagcagcaaagcagcagcagcagcagcagcagcaagcagcGAGCAGGCAGCAGTGCGCGCAGCAGCAAGCAGCAGCAGCGTAGTAAGCAGCAGCGCCAGCA TAACACATCAAACACAAGACCAATATGGTTTTATGACTTCCATTATCAGAGAAATTCCTTCAATCTACAAACTGATACCTCTACCTAAACCTTTTATGAGGTAA